In Bacillota bacterium, the genomic window GGCTGGGCGCATGTGGTGCTCAAGCAGGGGAGTACGGTGGTCGTCGACGGCTGGGTCTCCAGCGAGTACCTGGAACCGCACTGAGGGCGGAGGCCGTCCGGGGAGCGCGGAGACGGGCGGGGGGAACGGCTGCGGCCGCTCCCCCCGCCCTGCCGCCCGGCCGCCGGCCTACGAGCGCGGGCGGAAGAAGACCATGCCGCCGCTGGTCAGCGTCAGGGTGAAGCGGGCCGGATCCTTCCAGGCGGCGGGCACCGAGGCCAGGTCCGTGAAGTAGAGCGCCCCGTGCGTGGGATCCTCGCCGGCCAGCGCGCGCCGGACGGCCTCCTCGACCCCCGGCGCCAGCGGGTGGAGCCGGTAGGCGCCCGTGCGGACGACGGCGAACTGGCCGGGCGCCATCAGGACGTCGGAGAGCGTCTTCCCCCAGAGGCCCGAGCGGAGGCGGTTGACGATGACCGCGGCCACGGCCAGCTGGGTCTCCTCCGGGGCGCCGTACGCCTCGGCGTTGACCACCTGCTCCATCAGCAGGAGCTCGGCCGGATCGACGGCGGGCGCCGGCGGGTCGGCCGGGGCGGGATCGGCGGGAGCCGCGGCCGCGGTGGCGCCGGCCGGATCGGGCTGCTCCACCCGGGCGGCCGGCCAGAGGACGACGGCCTGATGGCGCGCGGCGTCCCAGCGGACCTGGGCGCCCAGGGCGCGGAAGAAGGCCGCCAGCGGCACCATCAGCTTGGCCTCCATGCGCGGCGCCGGGGCCGCGACGGTGCGGCCGTCGACGTCCAGCCGCGGATCGCCCGCGCGCGCCGTCACCACCGAGCCCTCCTCCGTCAGGAAGCCCCGCCCGGTGCGGCTGGCCGGATCGAAGTAGTACTGGCCGGCGAACGCCTCGACCAACTCATCGAAGGGCGCGTAGAGCGTCCCCTGCAGGTTCCTCACTTCGCTGAGGTCGAGGGGTTCGCCGTTGACCGTCACGCCGGGTGGCGGCGGGCCCTGGCTGGCCGGCGCGGCGGCCAGGACCGTCGCCGGGCTGCCGGCCGCCACCGCCGCCGCCAGCGCGGCGGCCAGGAGGCGCGGGGCGACCCGCGCCCTCGTTGCAGCGGACAAGCGGATCCCTCCCTGGAAACGGCATGGACATACAGGTTATCTATTCCGCCTCTTCCTGGACGATCCTTCCCCGGCAGGCCGGCGGCCATGCGCCGGGGGCCCGGGCAGCCGGGCGCGCGGCGCGGGCGGGCCGCCGGCGGCGCGAGAGTTGAGCCGCCCCGCGGCCGCCGGTAGAATGGCGGCGATATCCTCCGGCCCGCCCCGCGCGGGGCCGGGCGAAGCGAGGCCCAGCCATCGTGCCCATCCAGAAGCCGCGCGGCATGGAGGACGTGCTGCCGGGCGAGGTCTGGCGCTGGCAGCGCATCGAGAGGCTCTTCCGCGACCTGGCCGAGCGGTACGGCTACCGCGAGATCCGCACCCCCCTGGTGGAGGCCACCGAGCTCTTCGAGCGCGGCGTGGGCGGCGGCACCGACGTGGTGGAGAAGGAGATGTACACCTTCCTCGATCCGGGCGGGCGGTCGCTGACGCTCCGGCCGGAGGGGACGGCGGGGGCGGTGCGCGCCTTCGTCGAGCACCACCTGGACCAGGAGCCCGCCCCGCTCAAGCTCTACTACGTGGCCGCGCCCATGTTCCGCTACGAGCGGCCGCAGGCGGGGCGGCAGCGGCAGTTCTACCAGTTCGGCATCGAGGTGCTGGGGGCGGGCGAGCCGGCGGTGGACGCGGAGGTGATTGCGCTCGGGGTCCGCTTCCTCCGGGAGCTGGGGGTGGAGGGGGTGCGCGTCGAGATCAACAGCATCGGCGACGCCGCCTGCCGACCCCGCTACCGCGAGC contains:
- a CDS encoding cell wall hydrolase, with translation MSAATRARVAPRLLAAALAAAVAAGSPATVLAAAPASQGPPPPGVTVNGEPLDLSEVRNLQGTLYAPFDELVEAFAGQYYFDPASRTGRGFLTEEGSVVTARAGDPRLDVDGRTVAAPAPRMEAKLMVPLAAFFRALGAQVRWDAARHQAVVLWPAARVEQPDPAGATAAAAPADPAPADPPAPAVDPAELLLMEQVVNAEAYGAPEETQLAVAAVIVNRLRSGLWGKTLSDVLMAPGQFAVVRTGAYRLHPLAPGVEEAVRRALAGEDPTHGALYFTDLASVPAAWKDPARFTLTLTSGGMVFFRPRS